Proteins encoded in a region of the Vicia villosa cultivar HV-30 ecotype Madison, WI linkage group LG5, Vvil1.0, whole genome shotgun sequence genome:
- the LOC131601869 gene encoding ABC transporter F family member 1-like translates to MVSDASKKKAAQKKAAAAAKRGGKAAVAAASSKAADKVADKIADIKISDRTCTGVLCSHPLSRDIRIESLSVTFHGHDLIVDSELELNYGRRYGLLGLNGCGKSTLLTAIGCRELPIPEHMDIHHLSREIEASDMSALEAVIACDEERLKLEREAETLAAQDDGGGEALERIYERLDALDAATAEKRAAEILHGLGFDKQMQAKKTRDFSGGWRMRIALARALFMNPTVLLLDEPTNHLDLEACVWLEESLKKFERILVVISHSQDFLNGVCTNIIHMQSKKLKMYTGNYDQYVQTRGDLEENQMKQYKWEQEQIANMKEYIARFGHGSAKLARQAQSKEKTLAKMERGGLTEKVVRDQVLVFRFTDVGKLPPPVLQFSEVSFGYTEDNLIYKNIDFGVDLDSRVALVGPNGAGKSTLLKLMTGDLFPSDGMVKRHNHLRIAQYHQHLAEKLDLDMPALQFMMREYPGNEEEKMRAAIGRFGLTGKAQVMPMNHLSDGQKSRVIFAWLAWRQPQLLLLDEPTNHLDIETIDSLAEALNEWDGGLVLVSHDFRLINQVAKEIWVCADQKVTRWEGDIMDFKKHLKAKAGISD, encoded by the exons ATGGTTTCTGACGCCAGCAAGAAGAAAGCCGCTCAGAAGAAAGCCGCCGCCGCAGCTAAGCGAGGTGGAAAGGCCGCAGTCGCCGCAGCTTCTTCTAAAGCCGCTGATAAGGTTGCTGACAAAATTGCCGATATTAAGATATCGGATCGGACGTGTACTGGCGTTCTCTGCTCGCATCCTCTTTCCAGAGATATTCGG ATAGAGTCTCTGTCTGTTACTTTCCATGGGCATGATCTCATAGTTGATTCGGAGTTGGAGCTGAATTATGGAAG ACGTTATGGTTTACTTGGATTAAATGGATGTGGAAAGTCTACACTTCTTACTGCTATTGGATGCCGGGAACTTCCTATTCCTGAGCACATGGATATTCATCATCTTAGCAGGGAAATTGAAGCCTCTGACATGTCTGCATTGGAAGCTGTCATAGCCTGTGATGAAGAAAGGTTGAAATTGGAAAGAGAGGCTGAAACTCTGGCAGCTCAG gatgatGGTGGTGGTGAAGCCCTTGAGCGTATTTATGAACGGTTGGATGCCCTAGATGCAGCAACTGCAGAAAAGCGTGCTGCTGAAATCTTGCATGGTCTTGGTTTTGACAAGCAGATGCAAGCAAAGAAGACTAGGGATTTTTCTGGGGGTTGGAGAATGAGAATTGCGTTGGCACGAGCTTTGTTTATGAACCCTACCGTGCTTCTACTTGATGAACCTACTAATCATCTTG ATTTGGAAGCTTGTGTGTGGCTGGAGGAAAGTTTGAAGAAGTTTGAACGTATTTTGGTTGTGATATCACATTCCCAGGATTTCCTTAATGGTGTCTGCACAAATATTATCCACATGCAAAGTAAGAAGCTGAAGATGTACACTGGTAATTATGATCAATATGTTCAGACACGTGGTGATTTGGAAGAGAACCAGATGAAGCAGTACAAGTGGGAACAGGAGCAGATTGCCAACATGAAAGAGTATATTGCTCGGTTTGGTCATGGTTCGGCTAAACTAGCTCGCCAGGCTCAGAGTAAGGAAAAAACACTGGCAAAAATGGAACGAGGTGGACTTACAGAGAAGGTAGTTAGAGACCAAGTTTTAGTATTTCGTTTTACTGATGTGGGAAAACTTCCCCCTCCCGTTCTCCAGTTTTCTGAAGTGAGTTTTGGATACACTGAAGATAATCTCATCTACAAAAACATTGACTTTGGGGTTGACTTAGACTCTAGGGTTGCTCTGGTTGGACCTAATGGTGCCGGAAAGAGTACACTACTGAAGCTAATGACAGGTGATTTGTTTCCTAGTGATGGCATGGTCAAGCGTCATAATCATCTCCGAATTGCTCAGTATCATCAGCACTTGGCTGAAAAGTTAGACTTGGACATGCCTGCCCTTCAGTTTATGATGAGAGAATACCCTGGAAATGAGGAAGAGAAGATGAGGGCAGCTATTGGGAGGTTTGGACTGACAGGTAAAGCTCAGGTGATGCCTATGAATCACTTATCTGATGGACAGAAGAGTCGAGTCATATTCGCGTGGTTAGCTTGGAGGCAGCCTCAGTTATTACTATTGGATGAGCCAACTAATCATTTGGATATTGAGACAATCGACTCTCTTGCTGAGGCTTTGAATGAGTGGGATGGTGGTTTGGTTCTTGTTAGCCACGATTTTAGGCTCATAAACCAGGTGGCCAAAGAGATATGGGTGTGTGCTGATCAAAAAGTGACCAGATGGGAGGGTGACATTATGGATTTCAAGAAGCATCTAAAGGCAAAGGCAGGGATATCTGACTGA
- the LOC131606897 gene encoding F-box/kelch-repeat protein At3g06240-like, giving the protein MMEKCMNEKVRSYIPDDLVFCILSKLPLKSLKRFTCVRKTWSVLFENPTFMNKFRTDFLSIPHSYYNDTSLLLQHKYVYESDYATTCVSLNLLSGERYQNRVKLDFPNPFKDQFQILYSGSITGIFCLQSIESSEDIVLWNPTTNEFKVLPHSSINFVRPYDHFMPIIFGYDPINDDYKIIRKSQYPREIACYPVWEIYSLRRNLWRKIDIDCPYCFWDNEGLYMDGICHWLYHCFDNGEYYLVSFYLSNEVYIKTFIPLDIIFEDKDKYVVARRLLMLNGSVACFTGYEYHDKTTFHISFLGEIGVKESWTKLFVIELGPKLFPIGVGMNGETFFQNLDHELVYFNLCTQMKVELGCVERISDSTEVIIYKKNLHSFEN; this is encoded by the coding sequence ATGATGGAGAAATGTATGAATGAAAAGGTAAGGAGTTACATACCAGATGATCTTGTATTTTGTATTCTATCAAAACTCCCTTTAAAATCTTTGAAGCGATTTACATGCGTACGCAAAACATGGTCTGTTTTATTTGAAAACCCCACTTTTATGAACAAGTTCCGCACTGATTTTTTATCTATTCCTCACTCTTACTACAATGATACTTCCCTCCTCCTACAACACAAGTATGTGTATGAGTCTGATTATGCTACAACTTGTGTCTCTTTGAATTTACTTTCTGGTGAGAGGTATCAAAATAGAGTCAAATTAGACTTTCCAAATCCATTTAAAGATCAATTTCAAATTTTGTATTCCGGTAGTATTACTGGAATTTTTTGTCTTCAATCCATCGAATCATCCGAAGATATTGTATTGTGGAATCCAACTACTAATGAATTCAAAGTGCTTCCTCACAGCTCTATTAACTTTGTGCGACCTTATGACCATTTCATGCCAATTATTTTTGGCTATGACCCTATTAATGACGACTATAAGATTATTAGGAAATCACAGTATCCAAGAGAAATAGCTTGTTATCCCGTATGGGAGATTTATAGTCTACGACGTAACTTATGGAGGAAAATTGATATTGATTGTCCTTATTGCTTTTGGGACAATGAAGGACTCTACATGGATGGAATATGTCACTGGCTTTACCATTGCTTTGATAATGGTGAATATTACTTGGTGTCATTTTATTTGAGCAATGAGGTGTATATTAAAACATTCATACCATTAGACATAATTTTCGAAGACAAAGACAAATATGTGGTGGCTAGAAGGTTGTTGATGCTAAATGGATCTGTTGCTTGTTTTACTGGGTACGAGTACCATGATAAAACTACCTTTCACATATCATTTTTAGGAGAAATCGGGGTGAAAGAATCTTGGACTAAACTTTTTGTTATTGAACTTGGTCCCAAATTGTTTCCTATTGGCGTGGGAATGAATGGCGAAACATTCTTCCAAAACTTAGATCATGAACTAGTCTACTTTAATTTATGTACACAAATGAAGGTGGAGCTTGGTTGTGTTGAAAGAATATCAGATTCTACCGAAGtaattatttataagaaaaacctTCATTCGTTTGAAAATTAA